A region from the Lolium perenne isolate Kyuss_39 chromosome 4, Kyuss_2.0, whole genome shotgun sequence genome encodes:
- the LOC127303955 gene encoding uncharacterized protein: protein MPQELDPTLVWSPPVEEVYVAAEERLEPRDKKPYRRGITKLPKLKTWAFRDVVLVPAGKSMFKYGDPRRKPTREYPNILGGIIRKHFPGIVNLPTGGRDVAWTWKHYSYAEDPSGKYENMQERVVRHFWKYFKRAEGKEIACDVILHELCRVRVTGMHYEARVQCVRDWHAERKVWMSKADCRDTLMAPWQYMQHPPRCVGKTGVLSCDGHMVDIPRVRPEARGGQAKRSEMGGGSHVLGSKNLALTLQDEEVKTVRGTKLVWLFPKVEDQEGAAS from the exons ATGCCGCAGGAGCTAGACCCGACCCTAGTTTGGTCTCCGCCGGTGGAGGAGGTGTACGTTGCAGCCGAGGAGAGGCTGGAACCacgggacaagaagccgtataggcgcgggattacgaaactccccaagctaaaaacttgggccttccgcgatgttgttctcgtgcccgctggaaagag CATGTTCAAGTATGGCGACCCGAGGAGGAAGCCGACACGTGAGTACCCGAACATCCTTGGAGGCATAATTAGGAAGCATTTCCCTGGGATTGTCAATCTCCCTACTGGTGGCCGCGACGTGGCTTGGACTTGGAAGCACTACAGCTACGCGGAAGATCCTAGCGGCAAGTACGAAAACATGCAAGAGCGGGTTGTCCGCCacttctgg aaatacttcaagagggctGAGGGCAAGGAAATTGCGTGCGACGTTATCTTACACGAGTTGTGCAGGgtgagggtgactggcatgcactacgaggcacgtgtccagtgcgtccgcgactggcacgccgagCGCAAAGTTTGGATGAGTAAGGCTGATTGTCGGGATACGCTCATGGCACCATGGCAGTACATGCAG CACCCTCCTCGATGCGTCGGGAAGACAGGCGTGCTTTCTTGCGATGGTCATATGGTGGACATCCCGCGAGTACGCccggaagcacgaggagggcaagcgAAGCGTTCAGAGATGGGAGGTGGATCACATGTCCTGGGCAGCAAGAACTTGGCCCTTACCTTGCAGGATGAG gaagtgaaGACAGTGCGTGGCACCAAACTTGTTTGGCTTTTTCCAAAAGTCGAAGACCAGGAAGGAGCCGCATCCTGA
- the LOC127301361 gene encoding uncharacterized protein, with the protein MAVSTFLREAELRLLRCTLPAAASQRPPPLPPPVHPLGPVAASALAAVERGDYAAALVSAAPHILHAHGSTEAADVSPAQFYADLAAAVDAFLQGDAGGAADEGLECRCALVLSAAVAALLAFTQQNVTGPPGKYSPFPFLTPSLDERWYSDPGGKWDAWASSHFVASFGSHVHGRFSLLQFIVFAEILFTSMMSLDSSGFRSVPWWLCRVSMSQQNILDELSSSLFDQVQVYKNKMLTHFGDLEKVSSYWSSSLCDGEGSSLVSAAYIEAGIAEYKYGRVDASRLHLDSAQEACGIHLSLTGILGFRRVHQVDAKSQMVLVAKTTEPELKGALSDVMDLRNTRSSVPAESDEFCDILRTPRLAQNGNNSRGESMTCASTQISLTPIQQAAVLAECLHVSRRSRNDEMSGWEMAPYIEAIDSQDESYFAVKSLGDVLRIRWESTRSRTKQRALLMMENLIEDIGKECPVASQRAKLVFGVHMPSLPTLRKEYGEFLISCGILGVALDVFKDLELWDNLIYCYQLSGKLADAVSLINARLSVTPNDPRLWCSLGDATNNDDLYRKALEVSSNKSARAMRSLARSAYNRNDFYASKNLWESALALNSLFPDAWFAYGTAAWKDKDLEKAVDAFTRAVQIDPENGEAWNNIACLHMIRGKSQGAVQAFREAVKLKRNSWEVWENYSKVALDTGNIRLTLEAVKMVLALSFNKRCNVDLLDKVMTTLEEQATNLGDTEEAESIGKTSDDKNKDTMQLSQLLGIVGDILQKLVGSEASSPEIWGLYARWSKSKGSLMECSQDLVKQIRSLQGSGVWHDKKKFTKFAQASLQLCKVYMEISSTTENRQELLLAEMHLKSSLKQASDFQDTEEYRALDDCLVELQDLIGAA; encoded by the coding sequence ATGGCGGTCTCCACCTTCCTCCGTGAGGCCGAGCTCCGCCTCCTGCGCTGCACCCTCCCCGCCGCGGCCTCTCAACGGCCGCCTCCTTTGCCTCCCCCAGTTCACCCGCTCGGCCCCGTCGCCGCCTCCGCCCTCGCCGCCGTCGAGCGTGGGGACTACGCGGCTGCGCTCGTCTCCGCCGCCCCGCACATCCTCCACGCCCACGGCTCCACCGAGGCTGCCGATGTCTCTCCTGCGCAGTTCTACGCCGACCTCGCTGCCGCCGTCGACGCGTTCCTCCAGGGTGATGCCGGTGGGGCGGCGGACGAGGGTCTCGAGTGCAGGTGCGCGCTTGTTCTCTCCGCGGCGGTGGCCGCGCTGCTCGCATTCACGCAGCAGAACGTGACTGGGCCTCCGGGGAAATATTCACCGTTTCCTTTCTTGACACCGTCATTGGATGAACGGTGGTACAGTGACCCAGGAGGCAAATGGGATGCATGGGCTTCTTCCCATTTTGTAGCTTCGTTTGGTTCCCACGTTCACGGGAGATTCTCGCTCCTGCAGTTCATTGTCTTCGCAGAAATCTTGTTCACGAGCATGATGAGTCTGGATTCCTCTGGTTTTCGGAGTGTGCCGTGGTGGTTGTGCAGAGTATCCATGTCCCAGCAGAATATATTAGATGAGCTATCGTCCTCTTTGTTTGATCAAGTGCAAGTGTACAAGAATAAAATGCTGACCCACTTTGGTGATCTTGAAAAGGTTTCCAGTTactggagttcttccttgtgtgatgGGGAAGGCTCTTCTTTGGTGTCAGCTGCTTATATAGAAGCTGGGATCGCCGAGTATAAGTATGGCCGAGTTGATGCTTCGAGGTTGCATCTAGATAGTGCTCAGGAGGCATGTGGGATTCATCTCTCTCTCACAGGGATCCTTGGTTTTCGAAGAGTACACCAGGTGGACGCCAAATCCCAAATGGTACTTGTTGCCAAGACCACTGAACCAGAACTCAAAGGAGCTCTGAGTGATGTTATGGATTTGAGAAATACAAGGAGTTCTGTTCCTGCTGAAAGTGATGAATTTTGCGATATACTAAGAACGCCCAGACTAGCTCAAAATGGGAATAACTCGAGGGGTGAAAGTATGACATGTGCAAGCACACAGATATCACTAACCCCTATCCAGCAGGCTGCTGTACTTGCAGAATGTTTGCATGTGAgtcggaggagtcggaatgatgaAATGTCTGGGTGGGAAATGGCACCATACATAGAGGCAATTGATTCTCAGGATGAGTCTTATTTTGCGGTCAAGAGCTTGGGTGATGTTCTACGTATTAGGTGGGAGTCCACCCGCAGTCGCACAAAACAGCGGGCATTGTTAATGATGGAGAATTTGATTGAAGATATCGGCAAAGAATGTCCTGTGGCTTCACAAAGAGCCAAATTGGTTTTTGGAGTTCATATGCCGAGTCTCCCTACATTAAGGAAAGAATATGGCGAATTTTTGATAAGTTGTGGTATACTTGGAGTAGCTCTAGATGTTTTCAAAGATCTTGAACTGTGGGATAATCTCATCTATTGCTATCAATTATCAGGTAAACTTGCTGATGCAGTTAGCCTAATAAATGCCCGGCTCTCCGTTACACCTAATGACCCAAGATTATGGTGTTCACTTGGTGATGCTACAAATAATGATGATCTTTATAGGAAAGCATTGGAAGTCTCAAGTAACAAATCTGCTCGAGCTATGCGTTCTCTGGCTCGCAGTGCATACAACAGGAATGACTTCTACGCATCCAAAAATCTTTGGGAGTCTGCATTGGCATTGAATTCATTGTTTCCAGATGCCTGGTTTGCTTATGGTACAGCCGCATGGAAAGATAAAGATCTTGAGAAGGCTGTGGATGCTTTTACTCGTGCTGTGCAGATAGATCCTGAAAATGGAGAAGCATGGAACAATATAGCCTGCCTGCACATGATCAGAGGGAAGAGTCAAGGGGCAGTCCAGGCATTCAGGGAAGCTGTAAAGCTCAAGAGGAATAGCTGGGAAGTTTGGGAGAATTACAGTAAGGTTGCTTTGGACACAGGCAACATTAGGCTGACACTTGAAGCTGTCAAAATGGTATTAGCCTTGTCCTTCAACAAACGCTGCAATGTTGATTTATTGGACAAAGTGATGACCACTCTCGAAGAGCAAGCTACAAATCTCGGTGATACTGAAGAAGCTGAATCCATAGGCAAGACTTCTGATGATAAAAATAAGGATACCATGCAATTGAGTCAATTATTAGGTATAGTTGGTGATATCCTTCAGAAGCTTGTAGGAAGTGAAGCTAGCAGTCCAGAGATATGGGGATTATATGCAAGATGGAGTAAAAGCAAGGGCAGCCTCATGGAATGTTCTCAAGATCTGGTCAAGCAAATTCGGTCTCTCCAGGGTTCAGGAGTATGGCATGACAAGAAGAAGTTCACCAAATTTGCTCAAGCTTCTCTGCAGCTTTGCAAGGTCTACATGGAAATTTCTTCCACGACTGAAAACAGACAAGAGTTATTGTTAGCTGAGATGCATCTTAAAAGCTCCTTAAAACAGGCGTCGGACTTCCAAGACACGGAGGAGTATAGAGCCCTTGATGACTGCCTTGTTGAATTACAGGACCTGATTGGCGCTGCTTAG